The following are from one region of the Streptomyces tuirus genome:
- the arfB gene encoding alternative ribosome rescue aminoacyl-tRNA hydrolase ArfB, with product MDGMSGSHVIRGSVSLPEAELMWRFSRSSGPGGQHVNTSDSKVELSFDLAKTEALPEVWKQRALERLAGRLVDGVVTVRSSEHRSQWRNREAAAVRLTALLAEATAPPPKPRKPTRIPRGINERRLRQKKQRSETKQGRSARNWA from the coding sequence ATGGACGGCATGTCCGGTTCCCACGTCATCCGCGGCTCCGTCTCCCTGCCCGAGGCCGAGCTCATGTGGCGTTTCTCGCGGTCATCGGGGCCGGGCGGGCAGCATGTCAACACCAGCGACTCGAAGGTCGAGCTGAGCTTCGACCTGGCGAAGACCGAGGCACTGCCCGAGGTGTGGAAGCAGCGGGCCCTGGAGCGGCTGGCCGGGCGTCTGGTCGACGGGGTCGTCACCGTCCGCTCCTCCGAGCACCGCTCCCAGTGGCGCAACCGCGAGGCCGCCGCCGTACGCCTCACCGCGCTGCTGGCCGAGGCCACCGCACCCCCGCCCAAGCCCCGCAAGCCGACCCGGATCCCCCGGGGCATCAACGAGCGCCGGCTGCGACAGAAGAAGCAGCGCTCGGAGACGAAGCAGGGGCGCTCCGCGCGGAACTGGGCCTAG
- a CDS encoding pentapeptide repeat-containing protein: protein MARRAAGGTGVKGARRPEVRLPQLEPYEGGGLEPDGDYDGLDFREADLAGQDGSGARFMDCALTGCALDETRLRHARVLDSALTGVRGVGTDLSEATLRDVELTDARLGGPQLHGAVLERVLIRGGKIDYLNLRTARLRDVVFEGCVLVEPDFGGARLERVEFVDCALKGADLHAATLTDVDLRGAASLEITRGLDRLSGAVISTSQLLDLAPVLAAQWGIRVEG, encoded by the coding sequence ATGGCGAGGAGAGCGGCGGGCGGTACGGGTGTGAAGGGCGCGCGGCGACCGGAGGTGCGGCTGCCGCAGCTGGAGCCGTACGAGGGCGGTGGTCTGGAGCCGGACGGGGACTACGACGGGCTGGACTTCCGGGAGGCCGACCTCGCCGGGCAGGACGGGTCGGGCGCCCGTTTCATGGACTGCGCCCTGACGGGCTGTGCGCTGGACGAGACCCGGCTGCGGCACGCCCGCGTCCTGGACTCCGCCCTCACCGGTGTCCGGGGCGTCGGCACCGACCTCTCCGAGGCGACCCTGCGCGACGTGGAGCTGACCGATGCCCGGCTCGGCGGGCCGCAGTTGCACGGGGCGGTGCTGGAGCGGGTGCTGATCCGCGGCGGCAAGATCGACTATCTGAACCTGCGCACGGCCCGGCTCAGGGACGTCGTCTTCGAGGGCTGCGTCCTCGTCGAGCCGGATTTCGGCGGCGCCCGCCTGGAGCGGGTGGAGTTCGTCGACTGCGCCCTGAAGGGCGCCGACCTGCACGCGGCGACCCTCACGGACGTCGACCTGCGCGGCGCCGCGTCCCTGGAGATCACCCGTGGGCTGGACCGGCTGTCGGGGGCGGTGATCAGCACGTCGCAACTACTGGACCTGGCACCGGTGCTGGCCGCGCAGTGGGGGATCCGGGTGGAGGGCTGA
- a CDS encoding flavin reductase family protein, whose product MPNTPAATSPIIPSPASGHAEGVSNDEFRAAMSRLASGVVLVTAQEPPLDPDDATAPGGEDVGMTATAFMSVSLDPPLVLVSLREGSRMDELLEEQDLWGVSVLSESQRHIAGRFAMKGRVSDRLLFADIPYTRGEYTGSPLVGGALAVLECRTEQRVPAGDHTLVIGRVLTASVPSAEGGPLTYFRGRYRQLG is encoded by the coding sequence GTGCCGAACACTCCCGCTGCCACGTCCCCGATCATTCCGTCGCCCGCCTCCGGGCATGCTGAGGGGGTGAGCAACGACGAGTTCCGCGCCGCCATGTCCCGGCTGGCCTCGGGCGTGGTCCTGGTGACCGCGCAGGAGCCGCCGCTCGACCCGGACGACGCCACGGCGCCGGGCGGCGAGGACGTGGGCATGACGGCCACGGCCTTCATGTCGGTGTCCCTGGACCCTCCCCTGGTGCTGGTGAGCCTGCGCGAGGGCTCCCGCATGGACGAGCTGCTGGAGGAGCAGGACCTGTGGGGGGTCTCGGTCCTCTCCGAGAGCCAGCGGCACATCGCGGGCCGTTTCGCGATGAAGGGCCGCGTCAGCGACCGGCTGCTGTTCGCGGACATCCCGTACACGCGCGGCGAGTACACCGGCTCCCCGCTGGTCGGCGGCGCCCTGGCCGTCCTGGAGTGCCGCACCGAGCAGCGGGTGCCGGCCGGCGACCACACGCTGGTCATCGGCCGCGTCCTGACCGCCTCCGTCCCCAGCGCGGAGGGCGGCCCCCTGACGTACTTCCGCGGCAGGTACCGGCAGTTGGGCTGA
- a CDS encoding GNAT family N-acetyltransferase, with translation MTATGPCLEEITPANLDAALGIRVRPDQEHAVAPVVKSLAEAYVHPGIAWPRLIVDGDRPVGFLMACLGIDWYGDGSEFRSGLWRLNIAAGEQGKGYGRFAVESVAEQLRRRGTEKFYVTWHPGADGPEGFYLGLGFRPDGENSGGQTVGVLELD, from the coding sequence ATGACCGCGACCGGCCCGTGCCTCGAAGAGATCACCCCCGCGAATCTCGACGCCGCCCTCGGCATCCGCGTCCGCCCCGATCAGGAACACGCGGTCGCCCCGGTCGTGAAGTCGCTCGCCGAGGCCTACGTCCATCCCGGCATCGCCTGGCCGCGCCTGATCGTCGACGGCGACCGGCCGGTCGGCTTCCTGATGGCCTGCCTCGGCATCGACTGGTACGGGGACGGCAGCGAGTTCCGTTCGGGCCTGTGGCGGCTGAACATCGCGGCCGGTGAGCAGGGCAAGGGGTACGGCCGGTTCGCCGTCGAGTCGGTGGCCGAGCAGCTGCGCCGGCGCGGCACCGAGAAGTTCTACGTCACGTGGCACCCGGGCGCGGACGGCCCGGAGGGCTTCTACCTGGGGCTCGGCTTCCGCCCGGACGGGGAGAACAGCGGCGGCCAGACGGTAGGAGTGCTGGAGCTGGACTAG
- a CDS encoding TerD family protein: MAVSLSKGGNVSLTKEAPGLTDVTVGLGWDVRTTTGTDFDLDASAIAVNTQGKVYSDAHFVFFNNKQTPDNTIVHTGDNRTGEGAGDDEAINVNLAALPADIDKIVFPVSIYDAENRSQNFGQVRNAYIRIVNQAGGTEIARYDLSEDAATETAMVFGELYRNGAEWKFRAVGQGYASGLVGIAQDFGVNV; this comes from the coding sequence ATGGCTGTAAGCCTGTCCAAGGGTGGCAACGTCTCGCTCACCAAGGAGGCTCCGGGCCTGACCGACGTCACCGTGGGCCTCGGCTGGGACGTCCGCACCACCACCGGCACGGACTTCGACCTCGACGCCTCCGCGATCGCGGTCAACACGCAGGGCAAGGTCTACTCGGACGCGCACTTCGTCTTCTTCAACAACAAGCAGACGCCGGACAACACGATCGTCCACACCGGCGACAACCGCACGGGCGAGGGCGCCGGCGACGACGAGGCGATCAACGTCAACCTCGCCGCGCTCCCGGCCGACATCGACAAGATCGTCTTCCCGGTCTCGATCTACGACGCGGAGAACCGCTCGCAGAACTTCGGCCAGGTCCGCAACGCCTACATCCGCATCGTCAACCAGGCCGGCGGCACGGAGATCGCCCGCTACGACCTGTCGGAGGACGCGGCGACGGAGACGGCCATGGTCTTCGGCGAGCTCTACCGCAACGGCGCCGAGTGGAAGTTCCGCGCGGTGGGCCAGGGCTACGCCTCGGGCCTGGTCGGCATCGCCCAGGACTTCGGCGTCAACGTCTGA
- a CDS encoding NAD(P)-binding protein, translated as MHRITVIGGGLAGLTAAITAAEAGAKVTVHEAHHTLGGRARTADGPYRTNEGPHALYNGGPHWAWLKQRDLIGPLAPLPPLEAARLRLRHQGVLRRTPPFPMLKLLRRTARQAPVDADFLTWATDIAGEEGARAAAHYSAVALFHHDPGSLSAAFVQERLRRATKLPPEAHYPRGGWASVIDRMAARAWNLGVRMETLSRVDTLPTDTPVVVATSLDAARRLLGDDSLTWPSGRTALVDLAVRTRRGDAFAVSDLDAPGWLERFTAQDRSLAPAGEQLIQGQIPLAPHESKADGTARAEHLLDLGFPGWRERVTWRRESVASGRTGAVDRPGTSWRDRPAVDRGDGVYLAGDQVAAPGVLSEVSFNSALTAVSLALGRREVDLKQA; from the coding sequence ATGCACCGCATCACCGTCATCGGCGGCGGCCTCGCCGGACTGACCGCGGCCATCACCGCCGCCGAGGCGGGCGCCAAGGTCACCGTCCACGAGGCCCACCACACCCTCGGCGGCCGGGCGCGCACCGCCGACGGCCCGTACCGCACCAACGAGGGCCCGCACGCCCTCTACAACGGCGGCCCGCACTGGGCCTGGCTCAAGCAGCGCGACCTCATCGGCCCGCTCGCCCCGCTCCCGCCCCTGGAGGCCGCCCGGCTCCGGCTGCGGCACCAGGGCGTGCTGCGCCGCACCCCGCCCTTCCCGATGCTGAAGCTGCTGCGCCGCACGGCCCGTCAGGCCCCCGTGGACGCCGACTTCCTGACCTGGGCGACGGACATCGCGGGCGAGGAGGGGGCCCGGGCCGCCGCCCACTACTCGGCGGTCGCCCTGTTCCACCACGACCCCGGGTCGCTGTCGGCCGCGTTCGTCCAGGAGCGGCTGCGCCGCGCCACCAAGCTGCCGCCCGAGGCGCACTACCCGCGCGGCGGCTGGGCGAGCGTCATCGACCGGATGGCCGCCCGCGCCTGGAACCTGGGCGTCCGGATGGAGACGCTGTCCCGCGTCGACACGCTCCCCACCGACACGCCCGTCGTCGTCGCCACCTCCCTCGACGCCGCCCGCCGCCTGCTCGGCGACGACTCCCTGACCTGGCCGAGCGGCCGTACCGCCCTCGTCGACCTGGCCGTGCGCACCCGGCGCGGGGACGCCTTCGCGGTCTCCGACCTGGACGCACCCGGCTGGCTGGAGCGCTTCACCGCCCAGGACCGCAGCCTCGCCCCGGCCGGCGAGCAGCTGATCCAGGGCCAGATCCCCCTCGCCCCGCACGAGTCCAAGGCCGACGGCACCGCACGTGCCGAGCACCTTCTCGACCTGGGCTTCCCGGGCTGGCGCGAGCGGGTCACCTGGCGGCGCGAGTCGGTGGCGAGCGGCCGTACGGGCGCGGTCGACCGGCCCGGCACCAGCTGGCGCGACCGGCCGGCCGTGGACCGGGGCGACGGGGTCTACCTCGCCGGGGACCAGGTCGCGGCCCCCGGTGTGCTGTCGGAGGTGTCCTTCAACAGCGCCCTGACGGCGGTCTCACTGGCCCTCGGCCGGCGCGAGGTTGACCTCAAGCAAGCTTGA
- a CDS encoding M1 family metallopeptidase, with translation MARSVRLVPTLPAASLLACALVLSACGGGVHGTPGGSGVRDPYFPKAGNGGYDVTHYGLRLAYDPGARHLTGTAVLTARAEKDLSAFNLDLLGMEVEKVTVGGEIARWNRAGQELTVRPHGDIGRDATFRVTVRYSGTPETVTDPDGSQEGWLRTADGVLALGEPTGSMAWFPGNHHPSDKAAYDLAVTVPEGLHAVSNGELRSERTARGSTTFVWHSGEPMASYLATLAIGRFDISRSRAGDLPLYTAVDPAEAAASRPVLGRIPEVLRWSERRFGPYPFSSAGAIVDSAASVGYALETQTRPVFPGAPDMTLLVHELAHQWYGDSVTPESWRDMWLNEGFATYAEWLWEEDHGGAGAQKTFDEVYSGASFDTEEAAEEIWEFPPADPPGAGQISDPPVYVRGAMVLQKVRQAVGDDRFFSILRGWAATYRHGNADTADFTAYVEKQAPGTDLEAVWDEWLYGEGKPEQP, from the coding sequence GTGGCCCGATCTGTACGTCTTGTCCCCACGCTGCCCGCAGCCTCCCTGCTCGCCTGCGCGCTCGTCCTCAGCGCGTGCGGCGGCGGAGTGCACGGCACCCCGGGCGGCTCCGGCGTCCGCGACCCGTACTTCCCGAAGGCCGGCAACGGCGGCTACGACGTCACCCACTACGGCCTGCGCCTGGCCTACGACCCCGGAGCCCGCCACCTCACCGGCACGGCCGTCCTCACCGCCCGCGCGGAGAAGGACCTCTCCGCGTTCAACCTCGACCTGCTCGGCATGGAGGTCGAGAAGGTCACCGTCGGCGGCGAGATCGCACGCTGGAACCGCGCCGGGCAGGAGCTCACGGTCCGGCCGCACGGTGACATCGGCCGGGACGCGACGTTCCGCGTGACCGTCCGCTACTCCGGAACGCCCGAGACCGTCACCGACCCGGACGGCTCCCAGGAGGGCTGGCTGCGCACCGCGGACGGGGTGCTCGCGCTCGGCGAGCCGACGGGGTCGATGGCGTGGTTCCCCGGCAACCACCACCCCTCCGACAAGGCGGCCTACGACCTCGCGGTGACCGTGCCCGAGGGACTGCACGCCGTCTCCAACGGGGAGTTGCGCAGCGAGCGCACCGCGCGGGGGAGCACGACGTTCGTGTGGCACAGCGGGGAGCCGATGGCGAGCTACCTCGCCACCCTCGCGATCGGCCGCTTCGACATCAGCCGCTCCAGGGCCGGGGACCTGCCCCTGTACACGGCTGTCGACCCGGCCGAGGCGGCGGCGAGCCGGCCCGTGCTCGGCCGGATCCCGGAGGTGCTGCGGTGGTCGGAGCGGAGGTTCGGGCCGTACCCCTTCTCCTCCGCCGGCGCGATCGTCGACAGCGCGGCCTCCGTCGGCTACGCCCTGGAGACGCAGACCCGCCCGGTCTTCCCCGGCGCCCCCGACATGACGCTGCTCGTCCATGAGCTCGCCCACCAGTGGTACGGCGATTCCGTCACGCCCGAGAGCTGGCGGGACATGTGGCTCAACGAGGGGTTCGCGACCTACGCGGAGTGGCTGTGGGAGGAGGACCACGGCGGGGCCGGCGCGCAGAAGACCTTCGACGAGGTGTACTCCGGCGCGTCCTTCGACACGGAGGAGGCCGCGGAGGAGATCTGGGAGTTCCCGCCGGCGGACCCGCCGGGCGCCGGGCAGATCTCCGACCCGCCTGTGTACGTCCGGGGGGCGATGGTGCTGCAGAAGGTGCGGCAGGCCGTCGGGGACGACCGGTTCTTCTCGATCCTGCGGGGGTGGGCGGCCACGTACCGGCACGGCAACGCCGACACCGCCGACTTCACGGCCTACGTGGAGAAGCAGGCGCCCGGGACGGACCTGGAGGCGGTCTGGGACGAGTGGCTGTACGGGGAGGGGAAGCCGGAGCAGCCGTGA